A single region of the Halorussus gelatinilyticus genome encodes:
- a CDS encoding protein-L-isoaspartate(D-aspartate) O-methyltransferase, with protein sequence MFGGNDDTGDDSGTRDADGYERAREEMVERLAAREALSDDTLDAMAAVPRHEFVPPARRDRAYEDRPLPIGSDQTISAPHMVAAMVDLLDPSPGESVLEIGTGCGYHAAVTAELVGPENVYSVEYHASLADETEDRLARLGYGGISVRIGDGHEGWPAHAPYDAAYLTCAAAEFPTAVVEQVRPEGRLLGPLESAGGRTARGRAGGQHLVFARRRADGGLDRETHGRVRFVPMQDN encoded by the coding sequence ATGTTCGGGGGAAACGACGACACGGGGGACGATTCCGGAACCCGCGACGCCGACGGCTACGAACGGGCCCGCGAGGAGATGGTCGAGCGACTCGCCGCGCGCGAGGCGCTTTCCGACGACACGCTCGACGCGATGGCCGCGGTCCCGCGCCACGAGTTCGTACCGCCCGCGCGCCGGGACCGCGCCTACGAGGACCGACCGCTCCCCATCGGGAGCGACCAGACCATCAGCGCGCCCCACATGGTCGCGGCGATGGTGGACCTGCTGGACCCGTCGCCCGGCGAGTCGGTCCTCGAAATCGGCACCGGCTGCGGCTACCACGCCGCGGTCACGGCCGAACTCGTCGGGCCGGAGAACGTCTACAGCGTCGAGTACCACGCGTCGCTGGCCGACGAGACCGAAGACCGACTCGCCAGACTCGGCTACGGCGGGATTTCGGTCCGGATCGGCGACGGCCACGAGGGGTGGCCCGCCCACGCGCCATACGACGCGGCGTACCTGACCTGCGCCGCGGCCGAGTTCCCGACCGCAGTGGTCGAGCAGGTCCGGCCCGAGGGACGGCTTCTCGGTCCGCTGGAATCCGCGGGCGGCCGGACGGCCCGCGGTCGTGCGGGCGGCCAGCACCTCGTCTTCGCGCGCCGACGCGCCGACGGCGGTCTCGACCGCGAGACCCACGGCCGGGTGCGGTTCGTGCCGATGCAGGACAACTAA
- a CDS encoding class I SAM-dependent methyltransferase — MDYREALLLWAARETGILEAVATSCETPAEVAAETGVTERAARIVVEAMAELGYLEAVGDASGDRTELRYEITNRALGFVAKADVRSIGSVPHALDCVDRWIRLPETMACGEPPAPETASEDWTENFVGAMASVDDAAVRASVTAAVHRNPNAERVLDAGGGPGVFAKEFVRRGFDVTLVDRPEVVDIDRRFLEHEPIELVAGDITEKLPADDFDLVFCSRVAHGLSPDENRRFLAEAFDALAPGGAVVLTDRVRGRAEDAALFGAHMLAQTEAGDTYTEDQFTSWLREAGFEDVEVRDVPGFDRQVIAGRRPGD, encoded by the coding sequence ATGGACTACCGCGAAGCCTTGCTTCTCTGGGCCGCCCGCGAGACGGGAATCCTCGAAGCGGTCGCGACCAGTTGCGAGACGCCCGCCGAGGTCGCGGCCGAGACCGGCGTCACCGAGCGCGCCGCCCGCATCGTCGTCGAAGCGATGGCCGAGTTGGGGTATCTGGAGGCCGTCGGCGACGCGTCCGGCGACCGAACCGAACTCCGGTACGAAATCACGAACCGCGCGCTCGGCTTCGTCGCCAAGGCCGACGTGCGCTCCATCGGGTCGGTCCCGCACGCGCTCGACTGCGTGGACCGCTGGATTCGGCTCCCCGAGACGATGGCGTGCGGCGAGCCACCGGCCCCGGAGACGGCCTCCGAGGACTGGACCGAGAACTTCGTCGGCGCGATGGCGAGCGTGGACGACGCCGCGGTCCGGGCGAGCGTCACCGCCGCGGTCCACCGCAATCCGAACGCAGAGCGCGTGCTGGACGCCGGCGGCGGGCCTGGCGTCTTCGCCAAGGAGTTCGTCCGTCGGGGCTTCGACGTGACGCTGGTGGACCGACCCGAGGTCGTGGACATCGACCGGCGGTTCCTCGAACACGAACCGATCGAGTTGGTCGCGGGCGATATCACCGAGAAGTTGCCCGCGGACGACTTCGACCTCGTGTTCTGCTCGCGGGTCGCCCACGGGCTGAGTCCCGACGAGAACCGGCGGTTTCTGGCCGAGGCCTTCGACGCGCTCGCCCCCGGCGGCGCGGTCGTCCTGACCGACCGAGTTCGGGGCCGGGCCGAGGACGCCGCGCTGTTCGGCGCGCACATGCTCGCCCAGACCGAGGCGGGCGACACCTACACCGAAGACCAGTTCACTTCGTGGCTCCGCGAGGCCGGATTCGAGGACGTGGAGGTCCGGGACGTGCCGGGGTTCGACCGACAGGTCATCGCCGGACGGCGGCCGGGCGATTGA
- a CDS encoding protein-L-isoaspartate O-methyltransferase family protein: MELAVLRDDMVDSLEHDSKGVVSSDRLSAAMRAVPRHEFVEDDRLAYADRSFEHRGTRVLAPSTAARLLEALDAEDGDSVLVVGAGVGYTAAVLAEVVGERNVHAVDITRDVVWDARSNLASAGYEGVFVDYQDGADGLPEYAPFDRILVEAAAAEPPRPLVEQLAPEGRLVLPVGIGRQSLTVVRGENPEDPETQPLGTVAFQPLLVEGEQAGSIERNRTVREDRERAERLRERRTGWEQDWIDWDGDGSRPE; encoded by the coding sequence ATGGAACTCGCGGTGCTGCGCGACGACATGGTCGATAGCCTCGAACACGACTCGAAGGGAGTCGTCTCCAGCGACCGCCTCAGCGCCGCCATGCGCGCAGTCCCGCGCCACGAGTTCGTCGAGGACGACCGACTGGCCTACGCCGACCGGTCGTTCGAGCATCGGGGGACTCGCGTCCTCGCACCGAGTACCGCCGCCCGCCTGTTGGAAGCGCTCGACGCCGAGGACGGCGATTCGGTCCTCGTCGTCGGCGCGGGCGTGGGCTACACCGCCGCGGTCCTCGCGGAGGTCGTCGGCGAGCGAAACGTCCACGCGGTGGACATCACCCGCGACGTGGTGTGGGACGCTCGGAGCAATCTCGCGTCGGCGGGCTACGAGGGCGTCTTCGTTGATTACCAGGACGGTGCCGACGGCCTGCCGGAGTACGCGCCATTCGACCGCATCCTCGTGGAGGCGGCCGCGGCCGAACCGCCGCGCCCGCTGGTCGAACAACTCGCGCCGGAGGGCCGACTCGTCCTCCCGGTGGGAATCGGCCGGCAGTCGCTGACAGTCGTCCGCGGGGAGAACCCCGAAGACCCCGAGACCCAACCGCTCGGGACCGTCGCGTTTCAGCCGTTGCTCGTGGAGGGCGAGCAGGCCGGCTCCATCGAGCGCAACCGGACCGTCCGCGAGGACCGCGAGCGCGCCGAGCGGTTGCGCGAGCGCCGGACCGGGTGGGAACAGGACTGGATAGACTGGGACGGCGACGGCAGTCGCCCGGAGTGA
- a CDS encoding DUF7382 domain-containing protein: MPALLGYYGSVADASPDCFDRFSDDERAIEGLPIRLVIALVVGVASLGVMMNMLSGLGGLTVTELDAAPAPDVIGPGEQKVTVTVVDPEGNPVSDATVVVSGGTASLDGVKTATTDENGNATLSVDPTLAPNQREGTLDVRIKPPAGSDYADERENAAILVLAGE; the protein is encoded by the coding sequence ATGCCAGCGCTACTCGGCTACTACGGCTCCGTCGCGGACGCCAGCCCCGACTGCTTCGACCGGTTCTCGGACGACGAGCGCGCCATCGAGGGCCTGCCCATCCGCCTCGTCATCGCCTTGGTGGTCGGCGTCGCCAGCCTCGGCGTGATGATGAACATGCTCTCGGGCCTCGGCGGCCTGACCGTCACCGAACTCGACGCCGCACCTGCGCCGGACGTAATCGGCCCCGGCGAGCAGAAGGTCACCGTGACGGTCGTGGACCCCGAGGGGAACCCGGTCAGCGACGCGACGGTGGTCGTGTCGGGCGGCACGGCGTCGCTCGACGGCGTGAAGACGGCGACCACCGACGAGAACGGCAACGCGACCCTCTCGGTGGACCCCACCCTCGCGCCGAACCAGCGGGAGGGCACGCTCGACGTGCGAATCAAACCGCCGGCCGGGAGCGACTACGCCGACGAGCGCGAGAACGCGGCGATACTCGTGCTGGCCGGGGAGTGA
- a CDS encoding ATP-binding protein, protein MTHVLGRRDSGGTAESAADQDPETPVSGRLGAYRARDGSHGAAVHVDLDGPHAGLVVGKRGYGKSYTLGVLAEELARAPGVAPVVADPMGIFGSLAGLGADVVADPRVSADALAPRAWCDLLGLDAASAAGALVWQAAGARSSLAGMRAFVADADTKADRATRRAADNHLALAESWGVFAPEGPTASDLLNPPEGTVLDLSGLDGAPANAVLRAVAGGLYDHCVGARPARLPWLLVDEAHAFFDGIAAPALRTVLTRGRQPGLSFVGATQRPSALPAVAVSQADLLLAHRLTSRADLDALAAARPSYLGSFEERLPDAPGEVLLVDDATESVHAVRVRERETPHEGGSPSATRRME, encoded by the coding sequence GTGACCCACGTCCTCGGCCGCCGCGACTCCGGTGGAACCGCCGAAAGCGCCGCCGACCAAGACCCCGAGACGCCGGTCTCCGGCCGGCTCGGAGCCTACCGCGCCCGCGACGGCAGTCACGGTGCGGCGGTCCACGTAGACCTCGACGGCCCGCACGCCGGACTCGTCGTCGGCAAGCGCGGCTACGGCAAGTCCTACACGCTCGGCGTCCTCGCCGAAGAACTCGCCCGCGCGCCGGGGGTCGCCCCGGTGGTCGCGGACCCGATGGGAATCTTCGGGTCGCTCGCCGGTCTCGGAGCGGACGTCGTCGCTGACCCGCGCGTCTCCGCCGACGCGCTCGCGCCGCGAGCGTGGTGCGACCTGCTCGGTCTCGACGCGGCGTCCGCGGCGGGCGCGCTGGTCTGGCAGGCCGCCGGGGCGCGCTCGTCGCTCGCCGGGATGCGCGCGTTCGTCGCCGACGCCGACACGAAGGCCGACCGCGCGACGCGCCGGGCGGCCGACAACCACCTCGCGCTCGCCGAATCGTGGGGCGTCTTCGCGCCCGAGGGACCGACCGCGAGCGACCTGCTGAACCCGCCGGAGGGAACCGTGCTGGACCTCTCGGGACTCGACGGCGCGCCCGCGAACGCGGTTCTGCGTGCGGTCGCGGGCGGTCTCTACGACCACTGCGTCGGCGCGCGCCCGGCGCGCCTGCCGTGGTTGCTGGTAGACGAGGCTCACGCCTTCTTCGACGGCATCGCGGCCCCCGCGCTCCGGACCGTCCTGACGAGGGGCCGCCAGCCCGGTCTGAGTTTCGTGGGCGCGACCCAGCGCCCGAGCGCGCTCCCGGCGGTCGCGGTCTCGCAGGCCGACCTCCTGCTGGCCCACCGGCTCACCTCGCGGGCCGACCTCGACGCGCTGGCCGCGGCCCGCCCGAGTTACCTCGGGTCGTTCGAGGAGCGCCTGCCCGACGCCCCCGGCGAGGTCCTGCTCGTGGACGACGCGACCGAGAGCGTCCACGCCGTTCGCGTCCGCGAGCGCGAGACACCCCACGAGGGCGGGAGTCCGAGCGCGACCCGGCGGATGGAGTGA
- the crcB gene encoding fluoride efflux transporter CrcB: MSATEARSLERLKPLLLVAVGGFAGAIARHAVAVALPGGFPWGTLAVNVLGSFALGVLLFEATVTGRLGPETRLVLGTGFLSSFTTYSTFALQTAALSPRWAVANVAANYALGFLAVVAGRIAVRSLAAPEVAG, translated from the coding sequence ATGTCGGCAACCGAGGCCCGCTCACTCGAACGACTGAAACCCCTCCTGCTGGTCGCGGTCGGCGGGTTCGCGGGCGCAATCGCCCGCCACGCGGTCGCCGTCGCGCTCCCCGGCGGCTTCCCGTGGGGAACCCTCGCGGTGAACGTGCTGGGGAGCTTCGCGCTCGGCGTCCTCCTCTTCGAGGCGACGGTGACGGGGCGTCTCGGCCCGGAGACGCGCCTCGTCCTCGGCACGGGCTTCCTCTCGTCGTTCACGACCTACAGCACCTTCGCGCTCCAGACCGCGGCGCTGTCGCCGCGCTGGGCGGTCGCCAACGTCGCCGCGAACTACGCACTGGGCTTCCTCGCGGTGGTCGCCGGTCGGATTGCGGTCCGGTCGCTCGCCGCCCCGGAGGTAGCAGGATGA
- a CDS encoding fluoride efflux transporter FluC, whose translation MNPALLVGLGGVLGALSRFAVGSLVGSLVGGRRRDTLAVNVLGSFALGALTTGLAADATLLTVFGTGFCGAFTTFSSFAVETVELYETGARRAAVVNAATNLVGALLAVGLGGWLATAL comes from the coding sequence ATGAACCCGGCCCTGCTCGTCGGGTTGGGCGGCGTCCTCGGCGCGCTCTCGCGGTTCGCGGTCGGGTCGCTGGTCGGGTCGCTGGTCGGCGGTCGCCGACGGGACACGCTCGCGGTGAACGTGCTGGGGAGCTTCGCGCTCGGCGCGCTGACCACTGGACTCGCGGCCGACGCGACGCTCTTGACGGTCTTCGGTACCGGGTTCTGCGGCGCGTTCACCACGTTTTCGAGCTTTGCGGTCGAGACGGTCGAACTGTACGAGACCGGCGCGCGACGCGCGGCGGTCGTCAACGCCGCGACGAATCTGGTCGGCGCGCTCCTCGCGGTCGGACTCGGCGGCTGGCTGGCGACGGCTCTCTGA
- a CDS encoding ATP-binding protein — MNKTNLQPITNESQPTSHVRVGESRVNSSNVVRLEHRGIDAFFYAKPVEDFVGGIGNKVKFHENVAKIFGGIDFSSPFYVDAKVSKRDVEAARSVELRVRGAPEDQIEQFMRQSEYLVHNMEEIVSNGDDLVPVQVYSMEPSGYRTLRVTDDTDIEFVSRSDVRDRSPDAPGGSGGGGGSGGGPGGAGGPGGESENDVDIDVTPKKPTKSFEEDVAGLDTVKQTARTMLAMFDPQKQEKVERLYGEGFASRGGSMLLYGPPGCGKTLISEAIAHEAKNETDIEDEYGDVKFLEVKGGDVLSRYPGESERRIEAVFDQAHQVAQDGFAVLFFDEVETLIPDRSDDSLQRHERSLTNAFLQEMNDIEDNLLVVGATNMPFTIDPAATRRFPIQQFIPQPDAEVMSQVWEVNLRDLPNADEIDFQRLGEESVGYTPAEIADRVLGSDLQREFVESVVHDDREAITPDTDYLLSWLNDTEPKTVRQYVSSVREQLDDLEGYPEMQRYVEEQAEKHGISLGNGGGGGLGDLLASAAGGGEGAGSDGDAAASGDAAGVGDGGDAPELPTGGADS; from the coding sequence ATGAACAAGACGAATCTACAACCGATAACCAACGAGAGCCAACCGACTTCGCACGTCCGGGTCGGCGAGAGCCGAGTCAACTCCTCGAACGTCGTCCGACTCGAACACCGCGGCATCGACGCGTTCTTCTACGCCAAACCGGTCGAGGACTTCGTCGGCGGCATCGGCAACAAGGTCAAGTTCCACGAGAACGTCGCCAAAATCTTCGGCGGCATCGACTTCTCGTCGCCGTTCTACGTGGACGCGAAGGTGAGCAAGCGCGACGTGGAGGCCGCCCGGAGCGTCGAACTCCGGGTCCGCGGCGCGCCCGAGGACCAGATAGAGCAATTCATGCGCCAGAGCGAGTACCTCGTCCACAACATGGAGGAGATAGTCTCGAACGGCGACGACCTCGTGCCGGTGCAGGTGTACTCGATGGAGCCGTCGGGGTATCGGACCCTGCGCGTGACCGACGACACCGACATCGAGTTCGTCTCCCGGTCGGACGTACGGGACCGCAGTCCCGACGCGCCCGGCGGTTCGGGCGGTGGCGGCGGCTCGGGTGGCGGTCCGGGCGGCGCGGGCGGTCCCGGCGGCGAGAGCGAGAACGACGTGGACATCGACGTGACGCCCAAGAAGCCGACCAAGAGCTTCGAGGAGGACGTGGCCGGACTCGACACGGTCAAGCAGACCGCCCGGACGATGCTGGCGATGTTCGACCCCCAGAAGCAGGAGAAAGTCGAACGCCTCTACGGCGAGGGGTTCGCCTCGCGGGGCGGGAGCATGCTCCTGTACGGTCCGCCGGGGTGTGGGAAGACGCTCATCTCCGAGGCCATCGCCCACGAGGCGAAGAACGAGACCGACATCGAAGACGAGTACGGCGACGTGAAGTTCCTCGAAGTCAAGGGCGGCGACGTGCTGTCGCGCTATCCCGGCGAGTCCGAGCGCCGCATCGAGGCGGTGTTCGACCAAGCCCATCAGGTCGCCCAAGACGGCTTCGCGGTCCTCTTCTTCGACGAGGTGGAGACGCTGATTCCCGACCGGAGCGACGACAGCCTCCAGCGCCACGAGCGGTCGCTGACCAACGCGTTCCTGCAGGAGATGAACGACATCGAGGACAACCTGCTGGTCGTCGGCGCGACCAACATGCCGTTCACCATCGACCCGGCCGCGACGCGGCGCTTCCCCATCCAGCAGTTCATCCCCCAACCCGACGCCGAGGTCATGTCCCAGGTCTGGGAGGTCAACCTCCGGGACCTACCCAACGCCGACGAGATAGACTTCCAGCGACTCGGCGAGGAGTCGGTCGGTTACACCCCGGCCGAAATCGCCGACCGCGTGCTGGGGAGCGACCTCCAGCGCGAGTTCGTCGAGAGCGTGGTCCACGACGACCGCGAGGCCATCACGCCCGACACCGACTACCTGCTCTCGTGGCTGAACGACACCGAACCGAAGACGGTCCGCCAGTACGTCTCCAGCGTCCGCGAGCAGTTGGACGACTTGGAGGGCTACCCCGAGATGCAACGCTACGTCGAGGAGCAGGCCGAGAAACACGGCATCTCGCTGGGCAACGGCGGCGGTGGCGGACTCGGCGACTTGCTCGCGTCGGCGGCGGGCGGCGGAGAGGGCGCCGGCAGTGACGGAGACGCCGCCGCGAGCGGAGACGCCGCCGGCGTCGGCGACGGCGGCGACGCCCCCGAACTGCCCACCGGAGGGGCCGACTCGTGA
- a CDS encoding outer membrane protein assembly factor BamB family protein has protein sequence MSHSGPAGGYAPTESFESGRVTAVAADADRVVLGTDDGAVEIVAADGRTTVAFEAPIADLAVGNRVYALADGSVVALSTAGTRVWSVELPEASELAALPEADVLGVVTDDDRLVGFDGETGGQEFGVDRPHADVTGDPGFFGTDGAFVLVAWSFLAVRNLDGSERFDENLDGAIESAGIVDDTIVVSLKDERVVGVDLTTGEKQWERELAVADLPDRGDDALLFTAEGKLVSLEADGTYTPVEDLPSGDVYPTSDGDLFCAVADGTIAVYSSTADPADALDVAVEDPRLVPGETDAVDLRVENVGDRPVAAPLRAVGDGAALDRTEWTVDLAPGESATRSLRVESVRADDTAALAVESDGDHLASLSLSVEAPPGASLAAEVELDAVTDGAAALTVAVENEGDAPATHVSVSPGDVKLGRLAPGESAAAELELPFEPGTAVPVAVRGDAAAAEVEAALPDRGCRIDVDATDGFVDVTVENPTDATVADDLAVAGDCFDAPVERRVELGAGERLVVALRPERTVETADVDAGLVGLGASASARFDGRRFGRAGRGGSGRSDGRPPERERPSRRDGRSPREDGRREDSRRAEGERSPRRERGRGGESRERDRRPRRESDRRSPRREADRRPPRRETDRRPAPRDRDGRSPRRESGPEPRREESPRPAPETESDARQGDAPRRDDPGDSTGSDESRRRDASASASAMAGGDAAEDAATVGDAAGATGPVLAADRRLETTDPARTHGVRERIAVRNEGDDDATGVELSLADETVSVGDLAPDDRATVERSHAFFDAEATDLPAGRVAGDDADCAVESERVSVEPADLAAEVVFALEEDGYLVRAKLENGRDVDCAVERIGTRELGIWDADCRVPAGETVEWTRRVDGSGLDGAVETVVEYAFADGETERFGTLGRVGEASATDSAGIETVAVNVGDETRVSGGYGSVVVVVENRGDSPVEDLSVEATGEAVSDLMYAGGEDVERLEPGDEFTHFVDVETDGPEASVSVSLSADGDESEVTVCGPAPAEEDDWSDETLADWSVERGDADDGRPSHLRSTFEDA, from the coding sequence GTGAGCCACTCCGGCCCCGCGGGCGGCTACGCCCCGACCGAGTCCTTCGAGTCGGGGCGGGTCACCGCGGTCGCGGCCGACGCCGACCGGGTGGTGCTGGGCACCGACGACGGCGCGGTCGAAATCGTCGCGGCCGACGGCCGGACGACCGTGGCGTTCGAGGCCCCGATAGCCGACCTCGCGGTCGGCAACCGAGTGTACGCGCTGGCCGACGGGAGCGTCGTCGCGCTCTCGACCGCCGGAACCCGCGTCTGGTCGGTCGAACTCCCGGAGGCGAGCGAACTCGCCGCGCTGCCGGAGGCCGACGTGCTGGGCGTCGTGACCGACGACGACCGACTCGTCGGGTTCGACGGCGAGACCGGCGGACAGGAGTTCGGCGTGGACCGGCCCCACGCCGACGTGACCGGCGACCCCGGCTTCTTCGGCACGGACGGCGCGTTCGTCCTCGTCGCGTGGTCGTTCCTCGCGGTCCGGAACTTGGACGGGAGCGAGCGGTTCGACGAGAACTTGGACGGTGCCATCGAGTCGGCCGGCATCGTGGACGACACCATCGTCGTCTCGCTGAAAGACGAGCGCGTCGTCGGCGTGGACCTGACGACCGGCGAGAAGCAGTGGGAGCGGGAACTCGCGGTCGCGGACCTCCCCGACCGGGGCGACGACGCCCTGCTGTTCACCGCCGAGGGGAAACTGGTGTCGCTGGAAGCCGACGGCACCTACACGCCCGTAGAAGACCTCCCGAGCGGCGACGTGTATCCGACCAGCGACGGCGACCTCTTCTGTGCGGTCGCGGACGGCACTATCGCGGTGTACTCCTCGACCGCCGACCCAGCCGACGCGCTCGACGTCGCGGTCGAAGACCCGCGACTCGTGCCGGGCGAGACCGACGCCGTGGACCTTCGCGTCGAGAACGTCGGCGACCGCCCGGTCGCGGCACCGCTCCGGGCCGTCGGCGACGGCGCGGCGCTCGACCGGACGGAGTGGACGGTAGACCTCGCGCCCGGCGAGTCGGCGACGCGCTCGCTCCGCGTCGAGTCGGTGCGAGCCGACGACACCGCCGCGCTCGCGGTCGAGTCCGACGGCGACCACCTCGCGTCGCTGTCGCTGTCGGTCGAAGCGCCGCCCGGCGCGTCGCTCGCGGCCGAGGTCGAACTCGACGCCGTGACCGACGGCGCGGCCGCGCTCACCGTCGCGGTCGAGAACGAGGGCGACGCGCCCGCGACCCACGTCTCGGTGTCGCCCGGCGACGTGAAGTTGGGTCGGCTCGCGCCCGGCGAGTCGGCCGCCGCGGAGCTCGAACTCCCCTTCGAGCCGGGCACCGCGGTCCCCGTCGCGGTCCGGGGGGACGCCGCCGCCGCCGAGGTCGAGGCCGCGCTCCCCGACCGCGGGTGTAGAATCGACGTCGACGCCACCGACGGGTTTGTGGACGTGACCGTCGAGAACCCGACCGACGCGACCGTGGCCGACGACCTCGCGGTCGCGGGTGACTGCTTCGACGCCCCGGTCGAGCGCCGGGTCGAACTCGGCGCGGGGGAGCGACTCGTCGTCGCGCTCCGGCCCGAACGGACCGTCGAGACGGCCGACGTGGATGCCGGTCTGGTCGGTCTCGGCGCGAGCGCGTCGGCCCGGTTCGACGGCCGCCGCTTCGGCAGGGCGGGCCGCGGCGGGTCGGGTCGGTCGGACGGTCGGCCGCCCGAACGCGAGCGTCCGTCGCGGCGCGACGGTCGCTCGCCCCGCGAGGACGGCCGACGCGAGGATTCTCGCCGCGCGGAAGGCGAACGGTCGCCGCGGCGCGAACGAGGGCGCGGCGGCGAGTCGCGCGAGCGAGACCGGCGACCGAGACGCGAGTCCGACCGGCGCTCGCCGCGACGGGAAGCCGACCGGCGTCCGCCCCGGCGAGAGACCGACCGCCGACCGGCCCCGCGCGACCGAGACGGGCGGTCGCCCCGACGAGAGTCCGGTCCCGAGCCCCGACGCGAGGAGTCGCCGAGACCCGCGCCCGAGACCGAGAGCGACGCCCGGCAGGGTGACGCTCCGCGGCGCGACGACCCGGGAGACTCCACCGGGTCCGACGAGTCCCGGCGGCGCGACGCTTCCGCGTCGGCGTCCGCGATGGCCGGCGGTGACGCCGCGGAAGACGCGGCGACGGTCGGCGACGCCGCCGGCGCGACCGGCCCGGTGCTGGCGGCCGACCGGCGACTGGAGACGACCGACCCCGCACGGACCCACGGCGTCCGCGAGCGAATCGCGGTCCGTAACGAGGGCGACGACGACGCAACCGGGGTCGAACTCTCGCTGGCCGACGAGACCGTCTCGGTCGGCGACCTCGCGCCCGACGACCGGGCGACCGTCGAGCGCTCTCACGCCTTCTTCGACGCCGAGGCGACCGACCTCCCGGCCGGACGGGTCGCGGGCGACGACGCCGACTGCGCGGTCGAGAGCGAACGCGTCTCGGTCGAACCCGCCGACCTCGCCGCCGAAGTCGTCTTCGCTCTCGAGGAAGACGGCTACCTCGTCCGGGCGAAACTCGAAAACGGCCGGGACGTGGACTGTGCGGTCGAGCGAATCGGCACCCGCGAACTCGGCATCTGGGACGCCGACTGCCGGGTGCCCGCCGGTGAGACGGTCGAGTGGACCCGGCGAGTAGACGGGTCGGGGCTGGACGGAGCGGTCGAGACGGTCGTCGAGTACGCCTTCGCGGACGGCGAGACCGAGCGATTCGGTACGCTCGGTCGGGTCGGCGAAGCGTCCGCGACCGACTCGGCGGGCATCGAGACCGTCGCGGTCAACGTCGGCGACGAGACCCGCGTCTCCGGCGGATACGGAAGCGTCGTCGTCGTGGTCGAAAACCGCGGCGACTCGCCGGTCGAGGACCTCTCGGTCGAAGCGACCGGGGAGGCGGTCAGCGACCTGATGTACGCCGGCGGCGAGGACGTCGAGCGACTCGAACCCGGCGACGAGTTCACCCACTTCGTGGACGTGGAGACCGACGGCCCGGAGGCGAGCGTCTCGGTCTCGCTGTCGGCCGACGGCGACGAGAGCGAGGTGACCGTGTGCGGCCCGGCCCCCGCCGAGGAGGACGACTGGTCCGACGAGACGCTGGCCGACTGGTCGGTCGAGCGCGGCGACGCCGACGACGGGCGTCCGAGCCACCTCCGGTCGACGTTCGAGGACGCCTGA
- a CDS encoding cell division protein FtsZ, which translates to MSEAHQYGIAERHGLVERGTPGFEEQVTGGFGRNPVQADQVMESHREELIDKLSAHFDEPDGTPGDIPFAFVCLGLGGGTGCGIAPHVAEAIKEYTDGVAQVIGVAVLPNTKGPVAEDDEQISAGRQAWNTVYGLDRLEETVDGIILVDNQRLAYEDAAEGRFSEYNEYVASGLVDLISGSTLERIDPGEYDDVDPPVVDLQDVVTSLSFDTRGTNARPGYATLGRSVTLTKSLLGYLLPFVGSQSVDSSALPRLAAGKRTLAEASPDDAEKAIGLVRAPVEYVSGGSKGIETSTMRRFLESKCPEVNMGVALTRRNLASFTSLYTYRRENVDRIVEIEERADEYERQNEARQVA; encoded by the coding sequence GTGAGCGAGGCACACCAGTACGGCATCGCCGAGCGGCACGGGCTCGTCGAGCGAGGCACGCCGGGTTTCGAAGAGCAAGTGACCGGTGGCTTCGGTCGGAACCCCGTGCAGGCCGACCAAGTGATGGAGAGCCACCGCGAAGAGTTGATAGACAAGCTATCGGCGCACTTCGACGAACCCGACGGGACGCCGGGAGACATCCCGTTCGCGTTCGTCTGCCTGGGGCTCGGCGGCGGTACCGGCTGTGGTATCGCCCCGCACGTCGCGGAGGCCATCAAGGAGTACACCGACGGCGTGGCGCAGGTCATCGGCGTCGCGGTGTTGCCCAACACGAAGGGACCGGTCGCAGAGGACGACGAACAGATCAGCGCGGGCCGACAGGCGTGGAACACCGTCTACGGTCTCGACCGCCTCGAAGAGACTGTGGACGGCATCATCCTCGTGGACAACCAGCGACTCGCCTACGAGGACGCCGCCGAGGGGCGCTTCTCGGAGTACAACGAGTACGTGGCGTCGGGGCTCGTCGACCTCATCTCGGGTTCGACCTTGGAGCGAATCGACCCCGGCGAGTACGACGACGTGGACCCGCCGGTCGTGGACCTACAGGACGTGGTGACCTCGCTGTCGTTCGACACGCGAGGGACGAACGCCCGGCCGGGGTACGCGACCCTCGGTCGGTCGGTCACGCTGACCAAATCCCTGCTAGGTTACCTGCTGCCGTTCGTCGGCAGTCAGTCGGTGGACAGCAGCGCGCTCCCCCGACTCGCGGCGGGCAAGCGGACCCTCGCCGAGGCGTCGCCCGACGACGCCGAGAAGGCCATCGGTCTCGTCCGCGCCCCCGTCGAGTACGTCTCGGGCGGGAGCAAGGGCATCGAGACCTCGACGATGCGTCGGTTCCTCGAATCGAAGTGTCCCGAGGTGAACATGGGCGTCGCGCTCACGCGGCGGAATCTGGCGTCGTTCACCTCGCTGTACACCTACCGGCGCGAGAACGTGGACCGAATCGTGGAGATAGAGGAACGGGCCGACGAGTACGAGCGGCAGAACGAGGCGCGGCAAGTAGCATGA